The Collimonas sp. PA-H2 genome contains a region encoding:
- a CDS encoding carbohydrate ABC transporter permease has protein sequence MSDHTLPYTAAAVGSPSHTPKQQGRIAAIADAWLPRLVLSPTIILSLVFVYGFIAVTAWLSLTNSRMLPNYEISGFNQYVTLFGLDRWWVAAANLGIFGGLFILFCLAIGLIMAILLDQKIRAEGALRAIYLYPMALSFIVTGAAWKWILNPGLGLEKMMHDWGFANFHFDWLVNSDFSIYTVVIAGVWQSSGFVMALFLAGLRGIDDSIIKAAMVDGASLPTIYRRIVIPALRPVFFSVLLVLAHIAIKSFDLVMALTAGGPGTSSDLPAIFMYQFSFSRGQLGLGAASAMMMLATVLAVLVPMMYLETKGARNGR, from the coding sequence ATGTCCGATCACACCCTCCCCTATACAGCCGCCGCTGTCGGGAGTCCAAGCCACACGCCCAAGCAGCAAGGGCGGATTGCGGCAATCGCCGATGCCTGGCTGCCACGCCTGGTATTGTCACCCACTATCATCCTCTCGCTGGTCTTCGTATACGGCTTCATCGCCGTCACCGCTTGGCTGTCGCTGACCAATTCGCGGATGCTGCCGAATTACGAAATTTCCGGCTTCAATCAATATGTCACGCTGTTCGGCCTGGACCGCTGGTGGGTAGCTGCCGCCAACCTGGGCATCTTTGGCGGCCTGTTCATCCTGTTCTGCCTGGCGATCGGCCTGATCATGGCGATCCTGCTGGACCAGAAAATCCGCGCCGAAGGCGCGCTGCGCGCGATCTACCTGTATCCGATGGCGCTGTCGTTCATCGTCACCGGCGCCGCCTGGAAATGGATCTTGAATCCCGGCCTGGGCCTGGAAAAAATGATGCACGACTGGGGCTTCGCCAATTTCCATTTCGACTGGCTGGTGAATTCCGACTTCTCTATCTATACCGTGGTGATCGCCGGCGTCTGGCAATCATCCGGCTTCGTCATGGCGCTGTTCCTGGCCGGCCTGCGCGGCATCGACGACAGCATCATCAAGGCTGCCATGGTGGACGGCGCCAGCTTGCCGACCATCTATCGCCGCATCGTCATCCCGGCGCTGCGTCCGGTGTTCTTCAGCGTGCTGCTGGTGCTGGCGCATATCGCGATCAAGAGCTTTGACCTGGTGATGGCGCTGACTGCGGGCGGTCCGGGCACTTCTTCCGACCTGCCGGCAATTTTCATGTATCAATTTTCTTTCTCACGCGGTCAACTTGGCCTTGGCGCGGCATCGGCAATGATGATGCTGGCTACCGTACTGGCAGTGCTGGTGCCCATGATGTACCTGGAAACCAAAGGAGCGCGCAATGGCCGCTGA
- a CDS encoding carbohydrate ABC transporter permease, whose product MAADSTSNTIYNEGSKLTAGRVVIYALLVLCALYYLAPLYVMLSTSVKTLDEIRTGNLLSLPMSPTSAAWSKAWSSACTGVDCNGLQPFFWNSIKMAVPAVLISTLVGSLNGYVLAHWRFRGSEILFTALMVGCFIPFQVVILPMARLLGTVNLANTTPGLVFVHIVYGIAFTTLFFRNYYVTVPEELVKAARIDGAGFFMTYRKIIFPLSLPIFMVCFIWQFTQIWNDFLFGVVFGGSDAKPVTVALNNLVNTSTGVTEYNVNMAAAIIAALPTLVVYLLAGKYFVRGLTAGAVKG is encoded by the coding sequence ATGGCCGCTGACAGCACCAGCAACACCATCTATAACGAAGGCAGCAAACTGACCGCCGGCCGCGTGGTGATCTACGCGCTGCTGGTATTGTGCGCGCTGTATTATCTGGCGCCGCTGTATGTGATGCTGAGCACTTCCGTCAAAACGCTGGATGAAATCCGTACCGGCAACCTGCTGTCGCTGCCGATGTCGCCCACCAGCGCCGCCTGGAGCAAAGCCTGGAGCAGCGCTTGCACCGGCGTCGACTGCAACGGCCTGCAGCCGTTCTTCTGGAACTCGATCAAGATGGCGGTGCCGGCGGTGCTGATCTCGACCCTGGTCGGTTCGCTCAACGGCTATGTACTGGCGCACTGGCGCTTCCGCGGCTCCGAGATCCTGTTCACGGCGCTGATGGTCGGCTGCTTCATCCCGTTCCAGGTCGTGATCCTGCCGATGGCGCGCCTGCTGGGCACCGTCAACCTGGCCAACACCACGCCGGGACTGGTGTTTGTGCATATCGTCTACGGTATCGCTTTCACCACTTTGTTCTTCCGTAACTACTATGTCACGGTGCCGGAAGAACTGGTCAAAGCAGCCCGCATCGACGGCGCCGGCTTCTTCATGACCTACCGCAAGATCATCTTCCCGCTGTCGCTGCCGATTTTCATGGTCTGCTTCATCTGGCAGTTCACGCAGATCTGGAACGACTTCCTGTTCGGCGTGGTGTTCGGCGGTTCAGACGCCAAGCCGGTGACGGTAGCCCTGAACAATCTGGTGAATACGTCCACCGGCGTGACGGAATACAACGTCAACATGGCGGCAGCCATCATCGCCGCCCTGCCGACCCTGGTGGTGTATCTGCTGGCCGGGAAATATTTTGTGCGCGGCCTGACTGCGGGTGCGGTCAAGGGCTGA
- a CDS encoding ABC transporter ATP-binding protein yields the protein MASLSIRNVRKVYPNGNEVLKGIDLEIEDGQFLILVGGSGCGKSTLLNMIAGLETVSEGQIMIGDRCVNDVPPKERDIAMVFQSYALYPTMTVRENISFGLGIRKVPKAEQKQIVDRVANTLQITHLLDRKPALLSGGQRQRVAMGRAIARDPSLFLFDEPLSNLDAKLRVEMRAEIKLMHQRLGSTIVYVTHDQIEAMTLGDRIAVMKDGVVQQFGSPQEIYDNPSNLFVAGFIGSPSMNFMRGNLVANGHGPAFELLHDGRKTLLPLAPAQAQRPEIGAWLGKEVILGIRPEHVTDAQSARTSDAGDTDSNYHPTEVGCTVELTEPTGPDTLVFTTFNDARVTCRTHPRAAAKPKDEMQLAFDLSKAVLFDAKTEERIS from the coding sequence ATGGCAAGCTTATCAATTCGCAATGTGCGCAAGGTCTACCCGAACGGCAATGAAGTCCTGAAGGGCATCGATCTCGAAATCGAAGACGGCCAGTTCCTGATCCTGGTGGGCGGCTCCGGCTGCGGCAAATCCACCTTGCTGAACATGATCGCCGGACTGGAAACAGTCTCCGAAGGCCAGATCATGATCGGCGACCGCTGCGTCAACGACGTGCCGCCCAAGGAACGCGACATCGCCATGGTGTTTCAGTCGTATGCGCTGTATCCGACCATGACAGTGCGCGAGAACATTTCCTTCGGCCTGGGCATCCGCAAGGTCCCAAAAGCCGAACAGAAACAAATCGTCGACCGCGTCGCCAACACCCTGCAGATCACCCATCTGCTGGACCGCAAGCCGGCCCTGCTGTCGGGCGGCCAGCGCCAGCGCGTCGCCATGGGCCGCGCGATTGCGCGCGATCCGTCGCTGTTCCTGTTCGATGAACCGCTGTCCAACCTGGACGCCAAGCTGCGCGTCGAAATGCGCGCTGAAATCAAGCTGATGCACCAGCGCCTGGGCAGCACCATCGTCTATGTGACGCATGACCAGATCGAAGCGATGACCTTGGGCGACCGCATCGCCGTGATGAAAGACGGCGTGGTGCAGCAGTTCGGCAGCCCGCAGGAAATCTACGACAATCCTAGCAACCTGTTCGTGGCCGGCTTCATCGGCTCGCCGTCGATGAACTTCATGCGCGGCAACCTTGTGGCAAACGGCCATGGCCCGGCTTTCGAACTGCTCCACGACGGCCGGAAGACCTTGCTGCCGCTGGCGCCAGCGCAGGCGCAAAGGCCGGAAATCGGCGCCTGGCTCGGCAAGGAAGTGATCCTCGGCATCCGTCCGGAACATGTCACCGACGCCCAAAGCGCCCGTACCTCGGACGCCGGCGATACCGACAGCAACTATCATCCGACCGAAGTCGGCTGCACAGTGGAGCTGACCGAGCCAACCGGTCCGGACACCTTGGTGTTCACTACTTTCAATGACGCCCGCGTCACCTGCCGTACGCACCCGCGCGCGGCAGCCAAGCCGAAGGATGAAATGCAGCTGGCCTTCGACCTGTCGAAGGCGGTGCTGTTCGACGCCAAGACGGAAGAACGGATCAGCTGA
- the tal gene encoding transaldolase encodes MNQLEQLKQFTTIVADTGDFQSIKAFAPRDATTNPSLILKAVQKPEYQPLLARAVKDHGQLSTQEIIDHLLVTFGQEILKLIPGRVSTETDARLSFNTQGTIDKGHALIKLYEAAGIDRDRVLIKIASTWEGIRAAEVLQKAGVHCNLTLLFSMPQAIACAEAKVQLISPFVGRIYDWYKKSSGHDYSGADDPGVQSVKQIYSYFRKFGYATEVMGASFRNTSQIIELAGCDLLTISPELLQALAESETAVSRKLSPEVAQHSDLAKIDLDETIFRTMLNDDAMATEKLAEGIRQFSADAVKLEKMVDALR; translated from the coding sequence ATGAACCAACTCGAACAACTCAAGCAATTCACCACCATCGTCGCCGACACCGGCGATTTCCAGTCGATCAAGGCGTTTGCGCCGCGCGACGCCACCACCAACCCGTCGCTGATTCTGAAAGCCGTGCAGAAGCCGGAATACCAGCCCCTGCTGGCGCGGGCGGTGAAGGATCACGGCCAGTTGTCGACGCAAGAGATCATTGACCATCTGCTGGTCACCTTCGGCCAGGAAATCCTGAAACTGATTCCGGGCCGGGTTTCCACCGAGACCGATGCGCGCCTGTCGTTCAACACCCAGGGCACGATCGACAAGGGCCATGCGCTGATCAAGCTGTATGAAGCGGCCGGCATAGACCGCGACCGCGTGCTGATCAAGATCGCTTCCACCTGGGAAGGCATCCGGGCCGCGGAAGTGCTGCAAAAGGCCGGCGTCCATTGCAACCTGACCCTGCTGTTTTCCATGCCGCAGGCAATTGCCTGCGCCGAAGCCAAGGTGCAGCTGATCTCGCCTTTCGTCGGCCGCATCTACGACTGGTACAAGAAATCCAGCGGCCACGACTACAGCGGCGCCGACGACCCAGGCGTGCAGTCGGTCAAGCAGATCTACAGCTATTTCCGCAAGTTCGGCTACGCCACCGAAGTCATGGGCGCCAGCTTCCGCAATACGTCACAGATCATCGAACTGGCCGGCTGCGACCTGCTCACCATCAGCCCCGAACTGCTGCAGGCGCTGGCCGAAAGCGAGACGGCGGTCAGCCGCAAGCTCAGCCCGGAAGTCGCACAGCACAGCGACCTGGCGAAAATCGACCTGGATGAAACCATCTTCCGCACCATGCTGAACGACGATGCGATGGCGACCGAAAAACTGGCGGAAGGCATACGCCAGTTCAGCGCCGATGCGGTCAAGCTGGAAAAGATGGTGGATGCTTTGCGCTAA
- the purU gene encoding formyltetrahydrofolate deformylase — MSHPEYILTLSCLDQRGIVHRVSGFLADHGCNIIDSAQFGDAQSKLFFMRVHFSSEDAAIADEGLRAEFSALAGSMQMNWQLHDAGKKPRMMLMVSKIGHCLNDLLFRYKSGLLPVEISAIVSNHTDFYQLAASYNIPFHHLPLATGASAEAKQAQEARVMEIVEANNIDLVVLARYMQILSPAMCTALTGRAINIHHSFLPSFKGAKPYYQAHDRGVKLIGATAHFVTGDLDEGPIIEQDVARVDHAMEPETLTAIGRDVECVVLARAVKWFIEHRILLNGHKTVVFK, encoded by the coding sequence ATGAGCCATCCAGAATATATCCTCACCTTGTCCTGCCTCGATCAGCGCGGAATCGTCCATCGCGTCTCAGGTTTTCTGGCCGATCACGGTTGCAATATCATCGATTCAGCCCAGTTCGGCGACGCTCAGTCCAAATTGTTTTTCATGCGTGTGCATTTTTCGTCGGAGGATGCGGCGATTGCAGATGAGGGCCTGCGGGCGGAATTTTCCGCGCTGGCCGGCAGCATGCAGATGAACTGGCAATTGCACGATGCCGGCAAGAAGCCTCGCATGATGCTGATGGTGTCGAAGATCGGCCATTGCCTGAACGACCTGCTGTTCCGCTACAAGAGCGGCCTGCTGCCGGTGGAGATCAGCGCCATCGTCTCCAATCACACTGATTTTTACCAGCTGGCAGCCAGCTACAACATCCCTTTCCATCATCTGCCATTGGCGACAGGCGCCTCGGCCGAAGCCAAGCAGGCGCAGGAAGCGCGCGTGATGGAAATCGTCGAAGCGAACAATATCGACCTGGTGGTGCTGGCGCGCTACATGCAGATTCTGTCGCCGGCCATGTGCACCGCGCTGACCGGACGCGCCATCAATATCCACCATTCCTTCCTGCCCAGCTTCAAGGGCGCAAAGCCCTACTACCAGGCGCATGACCGCGGCGTGAAGCTGATCGGCGCCACCGCCCATTTCGTCACCGGCGACCTGGACGAAGGACCTATCATCGAGCAGGACGTGGCGCGCGTCGATCATGCGATGGAGCCGGAGACGCTGACCGCGATCGGGCGCGACGTCGAGTGCGTGGTGCTGGCGCGGGCGGTCAAGTGGTTTATCGAGCACCGGATCCTGCTCAACGGGCACAAGACGGTCGTGTTCAAATAA
- a CDS encoding polymer-forming cytoskeletal protein, with the protein MLKSDTFFGGKRETPTPNSPFSASSNLTSGSSSNIPKASNPVSTPVNHSSSSTNEVGSKLIVGPNIKLKGVEITDCDTLVVEGRVEATMNSRVIHIAEKGAFKGSAEIDLAEIYGEFDGDLTVREKLVIYSTGKVSGKIRYGKVVIEEGGQLTGEVQVGTSSKPAAASPASSATTSAAAAAVV; encoded by the coding sequence ATGCTTAAATCAGATACGTTTTTCGGCGGCAAGCGAGAAACCCCGACCCCAAATTCACCGTTCAGCGCCAGCAGCAATCTCACTTCCGGCAGTTCTTCCAATATTCCAAAGGCTAGCAACCCTGTGAGCACTCCGGTCAACCACTCGTCGTCCAGCACTAACGAAGTCGGCAGCAAACTGATTGTCGGCCCGAACATCAAGCTCAAAGGCGTTGAGATCACCGATTGCGACACGCTCGTGGTCGAAGGCCGGGTGGAAGCGACCATGAATTCGCGCGTGATCCACATCGCCGAAAAAGGCGCGTTCAAGGGTTCCGCTGAAATTGACCTGGCTGAAATCTATGGCGAGTTCGACGGCGACCTGACTGTCCGTGAAAAGCTGGTGATTTATTCAACCGGCAAGGTTTCCGGCAAAATCCGCTATGGCAAGGTTGTCATCGAGGAAGGCGGCCAGCTGACTGGCGAAGTCCAGGTCGGCACTTCCTCCAAGCCTGCTGCCGCTAGTCCTGCCAGCAGCGCGACTACCAGCGCTGCAGCAGCTGCTGTAGTCTAA
- a CDS encoding YjgN family protein has product MNTVTSGTPPSGFAANPPPPHQPTPEAFIFSGRGSEYFRIWIVNLLLSIVTLGIYSAWAKVRRTRYFYDNTRVAGSSFEYHGNPIAILKGRIIALVLIGGYQIAFRLSPKLGLLALALMLSVMPWLIWRSYQFKLYNSSYRGIRFGFQGSAGKSYFNYLVLPLISAFSLGLLSPFAYQRNKKYLHTESKFGATHFSFDASVGSFYQIFLICFAIAVLGYIGIGILFSGSLMAVASASAGKHAAPAAYAGPIFSMIFSMYAWTFLIVPLALTMVQNLIWNHTRLADHQFQSKLKWTKVAFIMITNLIAIVCTLGLFTPFAQIRSLKYRLESVSLLAAGSLDHFLADAEPQGSAAGEGMSDLLDFDLSL; this is encoded by the coding sequence ATGAACACCGTAACTTCCGGCACACCGCCTTCCGGCTTTGCAGCAAACCCTCCTCCGCCACACCAGCCTACGCCGGAAGCATTCATCTTTTCCGGCCGCGGCAGCGAATATTTCCGCATATGGATAGTTAATCTTCTACTATCCATCGTCACCCTCGGCATCTACTCGGCCTGGGCCAAGGTGCGCCGCACCCGCTATTTCTATGACAACACCAGGGTCGCCGGCAGCAGCTTCGAATACCACGGCAACCCGATCGCGATCCTGAAAGGGCGCATCATCGCGCTGGTGCTGATCGGCGGCTACCAGATCGCCTTCAGGCTGAGTCCGAAACTTGGACTGCTGGCGCTGGCGCTGATGTTGTCGGTCATGCCATGGCTGATCTGGAGAAGCTATCAATTCAAGCTCTACAACTCCAGCTACCGCGGCATCCGTTTCGGCTTCCAAGGCAGCGCCGGCAAGTCTTACTTCAATTATCTGGTGTTGCCGCTAATATCAGCCTTCTCTCTCGGCCTGCTCTCGCCTTTCGCCTATCAACGCAATAAAAAATACCTGCACACGGAAAGCAAGTTCGGCGCGACGCATTTTTCCTTTGACGCCAGTGTAGGCTCTTTTTATCAAATTTTTCTCATTTGTTTCGCCATCGCCGTGCTTGGCTATATCGGCATCGGCATACTCTTCAGCGGCAGCCTCATGGCCGTCGCCAGCGCCAGCGCCGGCAAGCACGCTGCGCCGGCAGCCTACGCAGGCCCTATATTCAGCATGATATTTTCCATGTATGCGTGGACCTTCCTGATTGTTCCGCTGGCCCTGACCATGGTCCAGAACCTAATCTGGAACCACACCAGGCTGGCGGACCATCAATTCCAGAGCAAGCTGAAATGGACCAAGGTGGCTTTCATCATGATCACCAACCTGATCGCCATCGTCTGCACGTTGGGCCTGTTCACTCCGTTTGCGCAGATCCGCTCGCTCAAATACCGGCTTGAATCGGTCAGCTTGCTGGCGGCAGGCTCGCTCGATCATTTTCTGGCCGATGCAGAACCGCAGGGCTCCGCCGCCGGCGAAGGCATGTCTGATCTGCTCGATTTCGACTTGTCGCTATAA
- a CDS encoding M48 family metallopeptidase gives MQNAQARAVQAFYFDGKTSHRYTVELTVAAGIASISGEAQRQAPLEELRVSERVSSATRKVTFADGAYLEIIDLDAFAELLASTGHADSLVVRMQQSWRSVWQAAGALVLILVLGYLYLLPAASGWIANALPESVERKIGGSTLDFLDERVFSASTLPPSQQASIDSRFRALEPPRQGAPRFQIIFRKSKIGPNAFALPSGDILVTDELVRLLDDDDALMGVLAHELGHLHQRHLMRRLIQVSAVGATATLLFGDVSALVATIPPLLLDLKYSRDIELEADDYAIAMFKANGISLTRLARTFEKLDSQPAAFSPYLSTHPPSQERITRILKAQAE, from the coding sequence ATGCAGAATGCGCAAGCGCGGGCGGTGCAGGCTTTCTATTTCGATGGCAAGACCTCGCACCGCTATACGGTCGAACTGACAGTCGCGGCAGGCATCGCCAGCATTTCCGGCGAAGCACAGAGGCAAGCGCCGCTTGAGGAACTGCGGGTGTCGGAAAGGGTTTCCAGCGCCACCCGCAAGGTTACCTTTGCCGACGGCGCCTATCTTGAAATCATCGATCTCGATGCCTTTGCCGAACTGCTGGCGAGCACCGGCCACGCCGACTCGCTGGTAGTGCGCATGCAGCAAAGCTGGCGCAGCGTCTGGCAAGCGGCCGGCGCACTGGTACTGATCCTGGTGCTTGGTTATTTATATCTGTTGCCGGCGGCATCGGGCTGGATCGCCAACGCCCTGCCCGAGTCGGTCGAAAGAAAAATCGGCGGCAGCACCCTGGATTTCCTGGACGAACGCGTATTCAGCGCTTCTACCCTGCCGCCATCGCAGCAAGCCTCCATCGACAGCCGCTTCCGCGCGCTTGAGCCGCCGCGCCAGGGGGCGCCGCGATTTCAGATCATTTTCCGCAAAAGCAAGATCGGCCCGAATGCCTTCGCCCTGCCGTCCGGCGACATCCTGGTCACCGACGAGCTGGTCAGGCTGCTGGACGATGACGATGCCTTGATGGGAGTGCTGGCGCATGAACTCGGCCACCTGCATCAGCGCCACCTGATGCGGCGGCTGATCCAGGTGTCCGCGGTCGGCGCCACCGCGACGCTGCTGTTCGGCGATGTCTCGGCCCTGGTGGCGACCATTCCGCCGCTGCTGCTCGATCTCAAGTACTCACGCGATATCGAGCTGGAAGCGGATGATTACGCGATTGCCATGTTCAAGGCAAACGGCATCAGCCTCACCAGGCTGGCGCGCACCTTTGAAAAGCTCGACAGCCAGCCCGCCGCTTTCTCGCCCTACCTGTCGACCCACCCGCCCAGCCAGGAACGGATTACGCGGATCCTCAAGGCGCAGGCGGAATAA
- a CDS encoding thymidylate synthase yields MRQYLDLMRHVQQHGTVKTDRTGTGTRSVFGYQMRFNLQDGFPLLTTKKLHLRSIIHELIWFLNGSTNIQYLKDNDVKIWDEWADSEGNLGPIYGYQWRSWPTPSGGHIDQITQLVEQIKNNPDSRRLIVSAWNVADIPQMKLPPCHAFFQFYVAEGKLSCQLYQRSADIFLGVPFNIASYALLTHMMAQQCGLEVGDFIWTGGDCHLYSNHAEQVELQLSRTPGPLPKLTITRKPASIFDYRFEDFEISGYHPQAHIKAPVAV; encoded by the coding sequence ATGCGCCAATACCTCGACCTCATGCGCCATGTGCAACAACATGGCACCGTCAAAACCGACCGCACCGGCACCGGCACCCGCTCGGTGTTCGGCTACCAGATGCGTTTCAATCTGCAAGACGGCTTCCCCTTGCTGACCACCAAGAAGCTGCATCTGCGGTCGATCATCCATGAGCTGATCTGGTTTCTCAACGGCTCGACCAACATCCAGTATCTAAAAGACAACGACGTCAAGATCTGGGACGAATGGGCCGACAGCGAGGGCAATCTGGGACCGATCTATGGTTATCAATGGCGCTCCTGGCCGACCCCGTCCGGCGGACATATCGACCAGATCACGCAGCTGGTCGAGCAGATCAAGAACAATCCGGATTCGCGCCGGCTGATCGTCTCCGCCTGGAACGTCGCCGACATCCCGCAGATGAAGCTGCCGCCCTGCCATGCCTTCTTCCAGTTCTATGTAGCCGAGGGCAAGCTGTCCTGCCAGCTGTATCAGCGCAGCGCCGACATTTTCCTCGGCGTGCCTTTCAATATCGCATCCTATGCCCTGCTGACGCACATGATGGCGCAGCAATGCGGGCTTGAGGTGGGAGATTTCATCTGGACCGGCGGCGATTGTCATCTGTACTCCAACCATGCGGAGCAGGTCGAGCTGCAGTTGTCGCGCACGCCGGGGCCGCTGCCCAAGCTGACCATCACACGCAAGCCAGCGTCGATTTTCGACTATCGTTTCGAGGATTTTGAAATCAGCGGCTATCATCCGCAGGCGCATATCAAGGCGCCGGTGGCGGTCTGA
- a CDS encoding efflux transporter outer membrane subunit — protein sequence MPLFFQRSRSIATVCSSTVLLLLLSACASHIEMREATPSVEIPQSWDLSANNGEQDWPDTGWWQRFGSDELSQLVAQGQASNLEIAAAVSRVRQAEAQARIAGAPLLPNADFSTSINRALPLASSGSAVTSTSGLVEIGYEVDFWGKNRAGLVAAEASLQANRYDRETVALTVTSGIVSTYLQVLSLRDRIEIAQQNVDNAERVLKLVSAQSRAGSASPLDLARQRSAVAGQQAVIPDLKQQEREAQTALAILLGRPPQTFTVNEPGLAKILLPQVTPGLPSELLSRRPDIRHAESELAAANANVAVARAALFPSIRLTGSAGGQSNALLSLFNGPNMLVNLGAGLVAPIFDAGRLNSQRDLAVAQKQELVQIYRSTVIAALSEVDTALGQIRSLDEQRKLKVTEMEQARFAFELSEIRYRVGAEDLMTVLDTQRSLSEVQNELGQIKLKRLKATVSLYKALGGGWQDVHASQAGEAQATTAGKPSPEK from the coding sequence ATGCCTCTTTTTTTTCAGCGCTCCCGCAGCATCGCCACGGTTTGCTCAAGCACCGTGCTGCTGCTCTTGTTATCCGCCTGCGCCAGCCATATCGAGATGCGGGAAGCCACGCCCAGCGTCGAGATTCCGCAGAGTTGGGATCTGTCGGCCAACAATGGCGAACAAGACTGGCCGGATACCGGCTGGTGGCAGCGTTTCGGCAGCGACGAGCTGAGCCAGCTGGTGGCTCAGGGGCAGGCCAGCAACCTGGAAATTGCCGCCGCTGTATCGCGCGTACGCCAGGCGGAAGCGCAAGCCCGGATCGCCGGTGCGCCGCTGCTGCCGAATGCGGATTTTTCCACCAGCATCAATCGTGCCTTGCCGCTGGCTTCCAGCGGCAGTGCCGTCACCTCGACCAGCGGCCTGGTCGAGATCGGCTACGAGGTTGATTTCTGGGGCAAGAACCGGGCTGGGCTGGTGGCGGCTGAAGCCTCTTTGCAAGCCAATCGCTATGACCGCGAAACGGTGGCGCTGACCGTCACCAGCGGCATCGTCTCGACCTATCTGCAAGTCTTGTCGCTGCGCGACCGCATCGAGATCGCCCAGCAGAACGTCGACAACGCCGAGCGCGTGCTGAAACTGGTGTCGGCGCAGAGCCGCGCCGGCTCGGCCTCGCCGCTGGACCTGGCGCGCCAGCGCTCGGCGGTGGCAGGGCAGCAGGCGGTGATTCCTGATCTGAAACAGCAAGAGCGCGAGGCGCAGACCGCGCTGGCGATCCTGCTGGGACGGCCGCCGCAGACTTTTACCGTCAATGAGCCCGGGCTGGCGAAGATCCTGCTGCCGCAGGTGACGCCCGGCTTGCCGTCGGAACTGCTGTCGCGCCGGCCCGATATCCGTCATGCGGAATCCGAACTGGCCGCCGCCAACGCCAATGTCGCCGTGGCGCGCGCGGCGCTGTTCCCCAGCATCCGCCTGACCGGCTCGGCCGGCGGCCAGAGCAATGCCTTGCTGTCGCTGTTTAACGGCCCCAACATGCTGGTCAACCTGGGCGCCGGGCTGGTGGCGCCGATCTTCGACGCCGGCCGCCTCAACAGCCAGCGCGACCTCGCCGTCGCCCAAAAGCAGGAGCTGGTGCAGATTTATCGCTCGACCGTGATCGCGGCGCTGTCGGAAGTCGACACCGCGCTCGGCCAGATCCGCAGCCTGGACGAACAGCGCAAATTAAAAGTCACGGAAATGGAACAGGCGCGCTTCGCCTTCGAACTGTCGGAAATCCGCTACCGGGTCGGCGCGGAAGATTTGATGACGGTGCTGGATACCCAGCGCTCGCTGTCGGAAGTGCAGAACGAACTGGGGCAGATCAAGCTGAAGCGCTTGAAGGCGACGGTGTCGCTGTACAAGGCCCTTGGCGGCGGCTGGCAGGATGTGCATGCCAGCCAGGCGGGGGAAGCGCAGGCGACGACAGCTGGCAAGCCGTCGCCGGAAAAATAA